A region of Saccharococcus thermophilus DNA encodes the following proteins:
- the ftsX gene encoding permease-like cell division protein FtsX: MRLNTLKRHVRESVKSLGRNGWMTFASISAVTVTLLLVGVFLVIMFNMNHFAQKVEDDVEIRVHIDLTATEQDKQALRAKIEAIPQVKQVQYSSKDKELKNLIKSFGEEGSSFRLFEQNNPLSDVYVVKTAKPVDTIKVAKKIEKFPFVHKVNYGQGQVEKLFSTLRVARNIGFVLIIGLLFTAMFLISNTIKITIFARRREIEIMRLVGATNGFIRWPFFLEGLWLGVIGALFPIAAISIVYYNIWKFFEPKITIPFLELLPFHPFMWEISLLLLLVGACIGVWGSMMSVRKFLKV; encoded by the coding sequence ATGAGGCTTAATACCCTGAAACGCCATGTACGGGAAAGCGTCAAAAGTCTTGGCCGCAACGGCTGGATGACGTTTGCTTCTATCAGCGCGGTGACGGTCACATTGCTATTAGTCGGCGTGTTCTTAGTGATCATGTTTAATATGAACCATTTTGCGCAAAAAGTTGAGGATGATGTCGAGATTCGCGTCCATATTGATTTAACGGCAACGGAGCAGGATAAACAGGCGTTGCGCGCAAAGATCGAGGCGATCCCTCAAGTAAAGCAAGTCCAATATTCCTCGAAGGATAAAGAATTGAAAAACTTAATTAAAAGTTTTGGTGAGGAAGGTTCCTCATTTCGCTTATTTGAACAGAACAATCCGTTAAGCGACGTATATGTGGTGAAAACGGCCAAGCCAGTCGATACGATCAAGGTAGCGAAGAAAATTGAGAAATTTCCGTTTGTCCATAAAGTGAATTACGGCCAAGGCCAAGTGGAAAAATTATTCAGCACGTTGAGGGTGGCGCGCAATATCGGGTTTGTGCTCATCATCGGGCTGTTGTTTACCGCGATGTTCCTCATTTCCAATACGATTAAAATCACGATTTTTGCGCGGCGGCGTGAAATTGAGATTATGAGATTAGTAGGCGCGACCAATGGTTTTATTCGCTGGCCGTTCTTTTTAGAAGGGCTGTGGCTTGGAGTCATCGGCGCGCTTTTCCCGATCGCCGCGATTTCTATCGTTTATTATAATATTTGGAAATTTTTTGAACCGAAAATTACGATTCCGTTTTTAGAGCTTCTTCCATTTCATCCGTTTATGTGGGAGATTAGCTTGCTGTTATTGCTTGTCGGGGCATGCATCGGCGTTTGGGGAAGCATGATGTCTGTCCGTAAATTTTTGAAAGTTTAA
- the prfB gene encoding peptide chain release factor 2 (programmed frameshift), producing MDLIEIKQELEKMAKRLAEIRGSLDLEAKQARIRELEEQMAAPNFWDDQKAAQTVIAESNALKDLVSEFEALQERFENLEVTYELIKEEPDEDLQQELVAEAKKLTKDFSEFELQLLLNEPYDKNNAILELHPGAGGTESQDWASMLLRMYTRWAEKKGFKVETLDYLPGEEAGIKSVTLLIKGHNAYGYLKAEKGVHRLVRISPFDASGRRHTSFVSCEVVPEMDDDIEIEIRPEEIKVDTYRSSGAGGQHVNTTDSAVRITHLPTGIVVTCQSERSQIKNREKAMNMLKAKLYQKKLEEQQAELAEIRGEQKEIGWGNQIRSYVFHPYSLVKDHRTNVEVGNVQAVMDGEIDIFIDAYLRSKLK from the exons ATTGATTTAATTGAAATTAAACAGGAATTAGAAAAAATGGCTAAGCGATTAGCGGAAATAAGGGGGTCTCTT GACCTCGAAGCGAAACAGGCGCGCATTCGTGAGTTAGAAGAACAAATGGCCGCGCCAAACTTTTGGGACGATCAAAAAGCAGCGCAGACGGTGATTGCGGAGTCCAATGCGCTGAAAGATTTAGTGAGCGAATTTGAAGCTTTGCAAGAGCGCTTTGAAAACTTAGAAGTCACGTACGAATTGATTAAAGAAGAGCCGGATGAAGATTTGCAGCAGGAGCTGGTCGCGGAAGCGAAAAAATTGACGAAAGACTTTAGCGAATTTGAACTTCAGCTCTTATTAAACGAGCCGTATGATAAAAACAACGCGATTTTAGAGCTGCATCCTGGCGCGGGCGGCACGGAATCGCAAGACTGGGCTTCGATGCTGCTAAGAATGTATACGCGCTGGGCGGAGAAAAAAGGGTTTAAGGTCGAAACGCTGGACTACTTGCCTGGGGAAGAAGCAGGTATTAAAAGCGTTACCCTTTTAATTAAAGGCCATAATGCCTACGGTTATTTAAAGGCGGAAAAAGGCGTGCACCGGCTTGTGCGGATTTCGCCGTTTGACGCGTCCGGCCGCCGTCATACGTCGTTCGTTTCTTGTGAAGTCGTGCCGGAGATGGATGATGATATTGAAATTGAAATCCGTCCGGAAGAGATTAAAGTTGACACGTACCGCTCGAGCGGCGCCGGAGGGCAGCACGTGAATACGACCGATTCGGCGGTGCGCATCACCCACCTTCCGACCGGCATTGTCGTCACATGTCAATCCGAGCGCTCGCAAATTAAAAACCGCGAAAAAGCGATGAACATGTTAAAAGCAAAGCTTTACCAAAAGAAACTGGAAGAACAGCAAGCCGAGCTTGCCGAAATTCGCGGCGAACAAAAAGAAATCGGCTGGGGAAACCAAATTCGTTCGTATGTATTCCATCCTTACTCGCTTGTCAAAGACCATCGCACGAATGTTGAGGTCGGAAACGTGCAAGCGGTGATGGATGGCGAGATCGATATCTTTATTGACGCTTATCTGCGTTCAAAACTAAAATAA
- a CDS encoding pirin family protein codes for MIKVYPAESRYHADYGWLKTYHSFSFGDYYDPNNVQFGPLRVLNDDFVAPLRGFGAHPHREMEIVSIVLKGYLKHEDSAGHTATTTFGGVQRMSAGTGIIHSEVNPSATEEVNFLQIWFLPEVNGLTPSYERTTFDVEKMKNALLPIVAKHPSSPEIAHIHQDLTIYLSDLEAGKELTFTQPEGRRIFLFVIEGELTLNGETTLHKRDSARITETPVLDIASKQGARFMLIDLP; via the coding sequence ATGATCAAGGTTTACCCTGCCGAATCCCGCTATCATGCTGATTACGGGTGGCTAAAAACGTATCATAGTTTTTCATTCGGCGACTATTATGATCCGAACAATGTTCAGTTTGGCCCGCTGCGCGTCTTAAACGATGACTTTGTCGCGCCACTGCGCGGCTTTGGCGCGCACCCCCATCGAGAAATGGAAATTGTTTCGATTGTCCTAAAAGGATATTTGAAACACGAGGACAGCGCAGGCCATACCGCGACGACGACGTTTGGCGGCGTGCAGCGGATGTCGGCCGGTACAGGCATTATTCATTCAGAAGTGAACCCGTCGGCGACAGAAGAGGTAAACTTTTTGCAGATTTGGTTTTTGCCAGAAGTCAACGGGTTAACGCCATCGTACGAACGGACGACGTTTGATGTAGAAAAAATGAAAAACGCGTTGCTTCCCATCGTGGCCAAACATCCTTCCTCGCCGGAAATTGCCCATATCCACCAAGATTTAACGATTTATCTTTCTGACTTGGAAGCAGGAAAAGAGCTTACGTTTACACAGCCGGAAGGGAGAAGAATTTTTCTATTTGTCATTGAAGGCGAGCTTACGCTGAATGGGGAAACAACGTTGCATAAGCGCGATTCCGCGCGTATTACTGAAACTCCTGTCCTTGACATTGCGTCTAAACAAGGAGCGCGTTTTATGCTGATTGATTTGCCATAA
- a CDS encoding murein hydrolase activator EnvC family protein: protein MKKRKVMAVVTAAALSFGAFPHFTGAVSDRDIQAKRDAINDIRAKQSTVQEKINNADQEIKKLQSKQKELSEEIKKLDLAVEETSGKIRDLTADIDQTEQDIEKLKQEIAEVQARIEKRNEILRERIRSLQESGGVISYLDVLLGAQSFSDFIDRMSAVTTLFEADKQIIREQEEDKALKEKKESELTEKRNRLQENLQELQQLQQQLNQQMDEKNRLMAQLKQKEQEHEDKKMALQEEQELLKKQEAAVKMQLQQLEEQKRAEEQARQRAAVQPRHASQPQHTYSAPASVGSTHEDSGDSASSNVPPVTSGVFMRPANGPITSGFGYRSMDHEFHPGIDIGKTAPVVPVVAAADGYVFRSYLSSSYGNVIFITHVINGQVYTTVYAHLDARLVGEGQRVHKGQLIGYMGNTGETTGPHLHFELHRGEWNPAKTNAVNPLDYIN from the coding sequence ATGAAAAAAAGGAAAGTGATGGCCGTTGTCACGGCGGCGGCGTTGAGTTTCGGCGCTTTTCCGCACTTCACAGGCGCGGTAAGCGACCGCGATATTCAAGCAAAGCGGGACGCGATTAACGACATTCGTGCGAAGCAGTCTACCGTTCAAGAGAAAATCAATAATGCCGATCAAGAGATTAAAAAGCTTCAATCCAAGCAAAAAGAGCTTTCCGAAGAAATTAAAAAACTGGATTTAGCAGTGGAAGAAACGAGCGGAAAAATTCGTGATTTAACAGCAGATATTGACCAAACGGAACAAGATATCGAGAAATTGAAACAAGAGATTGCCGAAGTACAAGCGCGTATTGAAAAACGAAATGAGATCTTAAGAGAACGCATTCGTTCTTTGCAAGAAAGCGGCGGAGTGATCAGCTATTTAGACGTATTGCTTGGGGCGCAAAGCTTCAGCGATTTTATTGACCGCATGAGTGCGGTGACAACGCTTTTCGAGGCCGACAAACAAATTATTCGCGAGCAGGAAGAAGATAAGGCGCTAAAGGAGAAAAAAGAAAGCGAACTGACGGAAAAAAGAAACCGACTGCAAGAAAATTTACAAGAGCTACAGCAGCTGCAACAACAATTAAATCAACAAATGGACGAGAAAAACCGTCTAATGGCTCAGTTGAAGCAAAAAGAGCAAGAACATGAAGATAAAAAAATGGCGCTCCAAGAAGAACAGGAATTGCTGAAAAAGCAGGAAGCAGCCGTAAAAATGCAGCTCCAGCAGCTAGAGGAGCAAAAACGTGCTGAGGAACAAGCGAGACAAAGAGCGGCTGTTCAACCACGACATGCATCTCAGCCGCAACATACATATTCTGCTCCTGCGTCTGTCGGAAGCACGCATGAGGATAGCGGCGATTCCGCTAGTTCGAACGTTCCGCCAGTTACCAGCGGCGTGTTTATGAGACCAGCGAACGGTCCGATTACATCCGGATTTGGTTATCGTAGTATGGATCACGAGTTCCATCCGGGAATCGATATCGGCAAGACCGCGCCTGTCGTCCCTGTGGTGGCAGCAGCGGACGGATATGTGTTCCGTTCCTATTTATCTAGCAGCTACGGAAATGTTATTTTCATCACGCATGTCATCAACGGCCAAGTATACACAACGGTATACGCGCACCTTGATGCGCGCCTTGTCGGCGAAGGACAGCGTGTTCATAAAGGACAGCTCATCGGCTATATGGGCAATACCGGTGAAACGACAGGACCTCACCTTCACTTCGAACTGCATCGCGGGGAGTGGAACCCTGCGAAAACGAACGCGGTCAATCCACTTGACTATATTAATTAA
- the cccB gene encoding cytochrome c551, which produces MKWKLATVFLGASLALAACGGGNNATDNNNANKGGGDTAAAEQIFQQNCASCHGKDLSGNVGPNLQKVGSKYSKDEIKKIIENGRGGMPAGVIKGADVDKVAEWLASKK; this is translated from the coding sequence ATGAAATGGAAACTTGCTACTGTATTTCTTGGTGCTTCGCTAGCGCTTGCAGCCTGTGGCGGCGGCAACAATGCAACGGATAACAACAATGCCAATAAGGGCGGAGGGGATACTGCAGCAGCAGAGCAAATTTTCCAACAAAACTGTGCTTCTTGCCACGGGAAAGATTTATCAGGCAATGTCGGGCCAAACTTACAAAAAGTCGGAAGCAAATATTCGAAAGATGAAATTAAAAAGATTATTGAAAATGGACGCGGCGGCATGCCAGCCGGTGTGATTAAAGGCGCAGATGTGGACAAAGTTGCAGAATGGCTTGCGTCCAAAAAATAA
- a CDS encoding YitT family protein, with protein sequence MGRRSRSRHPKMELVMEYVYILIGSAIVAVAFNVFLLPNRVASGGVSGISTITYALFGWQPAYVQWSLNIPLFIAGVVLLGRQFGIKTLVGTVFLPFVVYVTKGIEPATHNPLLGALFGGIGVGLGLGIVFRGKASTGGTDLAAQIIHKYTGLSLGMCVILIDGLIVLTAAFVFDIERALYALIGLYVTSKTIDLVQVGLGYSKMALIITNEEEKVRQAILHEIDRGVTKLPAYGGYTEHERPVLMCVVQQSEFTKLKQLVKNIDPSAFVVVTNASEVLGEGFKRA encoded by the coding sequence ATGGGAAGAAGAAGTCGGTCTAGACACCCAAAGATGGAACTTGTCATGGAATATGTGTACATATTGATTGGCTCTGCCATCGTCGCGGTAGCGTTTAACGTTTTCTTATTGCCAAACCGCGTCGCTTCTGGTGGGGTAAGCGGTATTAGCACGATCACCTATGCGTTGTTTGGATGGCAGCCGGCTTATGTCCAGTGGTCGCTGAACATTCCGTTATTTATTGCGGGAGTCGTGCTGCTTGGCCGGCAGTTTGGCATAAAAACGCTTGTCGGAACGGTGTTTTTGCCATTTGTCGTGTATGTAACGAAAGGAATTGAACCAGCCACTCATAATCCATTACTGGGCGCGCTGTTTGGCGGCATTGGCGTCGGCCTTGGGCTTGGCATCGTTTTTCGCGGCAAAGCGTCGACGGGCGGAACGGATTTAGCGGCGCAAATTATCCATAAATATACAGGGTTGTCGCTTGGGATGTGTGTCATTTTAATTGATGGGCTGATCGTCTTAACGGCGGCGTTTGTGTTTGATATTGAGCGGGCGCTATATGCGCTTATTGGCCTTTATGTGACAAGCAAAACGATCGATTTAGTCCAAGTCGGCCTCGGCTATTCGAAAATGGCGCTGATTATTACGAATGAAGAAGAAAAGGTGCGCCAGGCCATTTTGCACGAAATTGACCGCGGGGTTACCAAACTGCCGGCCTATGGCGGCTATACGGAGCACGAGCGCCCGGTGTTGATGTGTGTTGTGCAGCAATCGGAGTTCACAAAATTGAAACAATTGGTCAAAAACATTGATCCATCAGCGTTTGTCGTGGTGACGAACGCATCGGAAGTGCTCGGTGAAGGTTTCAAGCGTGCGTAA
- a CDS encoding S41 family peptidase, whose protein sequence is MKKQTVAVLMALSMLVGAGGTYAGMQLAAPDSNRDITMVAPDQTFTNADEKELKKVEQAYELIKDRYVEKVDDKKLIQGAIQGMINTLNDPYSVYMDEETTKQFTESLDSSFEGIGAEVSMIDGKVTIVAPIKNSPAEKAGLKPNDQILRVNGQSLEGLDLYDAVLKIRGKKGTTVQLDILRPGVKDVIKVKVVRDEIPIETVYDSVKTYNGKKVGYLEITSFSENTAQDFKKKLAKLEAEHINGLIIDVRGNPGGYLQSVEEILKQFIPKDKPYVQIEERNGDKQRFYSDLPKKKPYPIVVLIDKGSASASEILAGAMKEAGGYKLVGETSFGKGTVQQAIPMGDGSNIKLTLYKWLTPDGHWIHKKGIKPDVVVKQPDYFHVSPLHIEKTLSFDMNNEQIKNAQQMLKGLGFDPGRTDGYFSKGTEAAVKAFQKANKLPQTGKIDKNTAEVLQSKIMDAIRDKDHDVQLKTAMKVLFE, encoded by the coding sequence GTGAAGAAACAAACAGTAGCAGTACTAATGGCTTTATCGATGTTAGTCGGTGCCGGTGGAACTTATGCGGGCATGCAGCTTGCAGCGCCTGATAGCAATCGGGATATAACGATGGTTGCGCCAGATCAAACTTTTACCAATGCGGATGAGAAAGAGTTGAAGAAAGTCGAGCAAGCGTATGAACTGATTAAAGATCGATATGTGGAGAAAGTAGATGATAAGAAACTGATCCAAGGCGCCATTCAAGGAATGATCAACACGCTGAATGACCCGTATTCTGTCTATATGGATGAAGAAACGACGAAACAATTTACTGAGTCGCTTGACTCTTCTTTTGAAGGAATCGGCGCCGAAGTCAGCATGATTGACGGAAAAGTCACGATTGTCGCTCCGATTAAAAATTCGCCGGCAGAAAAAGCGGGATTAAAGCCAAACGATCAAATTTTACGGGTGAATGGCCAAAGCTTAGAAGGGCTTGATTTATATGATGCTGTGTTGAAAATCCGCGGCAAAAAAGGAACGACCGTGCAATTGGATATTCTCCGTCCTGGCGTAAAAGACGTGATTAAAGTAAAGGTCGTCCGCGACGAAATTCCGATTGAAACGGTTTATGATTCTGTTAAAACGTACAACGGCAAAAAAGTCGGCTATTTGGAAATAACGTCGTTTTCCGAAAATACGGCGCAAGATTTTAAAAAGAAATTAGCGAAATTAGAAGCGGAGCATATCAACGGGCTAATCATTGATGTGCGCGGCAATCCAGGCGGCTATTTGCAAAGCGTCGAGGAAATTTTAAAACAGTTTATTCCGAAAGATAAACCGTATGTGCAAATCGAGGAGCGCAATGGCGATAAACAGCGGTTTTATTCTGATTTACCGAAGAAAAAACCGTATCCGATTGTCGTGTTAATTGATAAAGGCAGCGCCTCCGCCTCGGAAATTTTAGCTGGCGCCATGAAAGAAGCAGGGGGATATAAGCTTGTCGGTGAAACATCGTTCGGAAAAGGAACGGTACAGCAGGCAATTCCAATGGGAGATGGCAGCAACATTAAATTAACGCTGTATAAATGGCTGACGCCGGATGGCCACTGGATTCATAAAAAAGGAATTAAGCCGGACGTCGTAGTCAAGCAGCCTGATTACTTCCATGTCAGTCCGCTTCATATTGAAAAAACGCTGTCGTTTGATATGAACAATGAGCAAATCAAAAATGCCCAGCAAATGTTAAAAGGGCTTGGCTTTGATCCAGGCCGCACGGACGGCTACTTCAGCAAAGGAACAGAGGCGGCGGTCAAAGCGTTCCAAAAAGCAAATAAACTTCCGCAAACCGGAAAAATCGATAAAAACACCGCCGAAGTGCTGCAGTCCAAAATAATGGATGCCATTCGTGACAAGGATCATGATGTACAATTAAAAACGGCGATGAAAGTGTTATTTGAATAA
- the secA gene encoding preprotein translocase subunit SecA produces MLGVLKKVFDPNKRHLSRLEKIADQVDALGPEMAKLSDEQLRQKTEEFKARYQQGESLDDLLVEAFAVVREGAKRVLGLYPYKVQIMGGIVLHEGDIAEMKTGEGKTLTATMPVYLNALTGRGVHVVTVNEYLATRDATEMGKLYEFLGLTVGLNLSGMSREEKQAAYNADITYGTNNEFGFDYLRDNMVLYKEHIVQRPLYYAVIDEVDSILIDEARTPLIISGTAQKSTKLYIQANAFVRTLKKDVDYTYDEKTKSVQLTEEGITKAEKAFGIDNLFDLKHVTLNHHINLALRAHVTMQRDVDYVVEDGKVVIVDPFTGRLMHGRRYSDGLHQAIEAKEGLEIQNESMTLATITFQNYFRMYEKLAGMTGTAKTEEEEFRNIYNMRVIVIPTNKPVIREDRPDLIFRTMEGKFRAVVEDIAQRHAKGQPVLVGTVAIETSELLSDMLKKRGIPHNVLNAKNHAKEAEIIAQAGQKGAVTIATNMAGRGTDIKLGEGVKELGGLAVIGTERHESRRIDNQLRGRSGRQGDPGVSQFYLSLEDELMRRFGSESLMAMMDRLGMDDSQPIQSKMVTKAVESAQKRVEGNNFDARKQLLQYDDVLREQREIIYRQRYEVLDSDNLRGIIEKMIQSVIERVVNAHTPREELPEEWNLKGIIDYVNANLLPEGDVTINDLRGKEPEEMIELIWEKVKARYDEKEQQIPPEQMREFERVIVLRAVDMKWMDHIDAMEQLRQGIHLRAYGQVDPLREYQMEGYAMFENMIASIEEEVARYIMKAEIHSNLERQEVAKGEAVHPKEGEGETKRKPYRKAVRIGRNDPCICGSGKKYKHCCGKNA; encoded by the coding sequence ATGCTTGGAGTATTGAAAAAGGTGTTTGATCCAAACAAACGCCACCTGAGTCGTTTAGAAAAGATCGCGGACCAAGTCGATGCGCTTGGACCAGAAATGGCAAAGTTATCGGATGAGCAGTTGCGACAAAAGACCGAGGAGTTTAAAGCCCGCTATCAACAAGGCGAATCGCTTGACGATCTTCTTGTTGAAGCGTTTGCCGTCGTGCGCGAAGGGGCAAAGCGCGTCCTTGGCTTATATCCATATAAAGTGCAAATTATGGGCGGTATCGTTCTGCATGAGGGCGATATCGCGGAAATGAAGACAGGGGAAGGAAAAACGCTGACGGCGACGATGCCGGTTTATTTGAATGCCTTGACGGGAAGAGGCGTGCATGTCGTGACGGTCAACGAATATTTGGCAACCCGCGACGCGACCGAGATGGGCAAGCTGTACGAGTTTTTAGGCTTGACCGTCGGTTTGAACTTAAGCGGCATGTCGCGCGAAGAAAAGCAAGCGGCGTATAATGCCGATATTACGTATGGCACGAACAACGAATTCGGCTTTGACTATTTGCGCGATAACATGGTGCTTTATAAAGAGCATATCGTGCAGCGCCCGCTTTACTACGCAGTTATTGACGAGGTCGACTCAATTTTAATTGATGAAGCGCGGACGCCGCTCATTATTTCCGGTACGGCGCAAAAATCGACAAAGCTGTATATCCAGGCGAATGCGTTTGTGCGCACGTTGAAAAAAGATGTCGACTATACGTACGATGAAAAGACAAAAAGCGTGCAGCTGACCGAAGAAGGGATTACGAAGGCGGAAAAAGCGTTTGGCATTGATAACTTATTCGACTTAAAGCATGTGACGCTCAACCATCATATTAACTTGGCGCTAAGAGCGCACGTGACGATGCAGCGGGATGTCGATTATGTCGTCGAAGACGGCAAAGTCGTCATCGTCGACCCGTTTACCGGGCGCTTAATGCATGGACGCCGTTACAGCGATGGATTGCATCAGGCGATCGAGGCGAAAGAAGGGCTCGAAATTCAAAACGAATCGATGACGCTCGCGACGATCACGTTCCAAAACTATTTCCGCATGTACGAAAAGCTGGCGGGAATGACGGGGACGGCAAAAACGGAAGAAGAAGAATTCCGCAATATTTATAACATGCGAGTCATTGTTATTCCGACGAACAAGCCGGTCATTCGCGAAGACCGTCCGGACTTGATTTTCCGGACGATGGAAGGAAAATTCCGCGCCGTAGTGGAAGATATCGCGCAACGTCATGCGAAAGGGCAGCCGGTGCTCGTTGGGACGGTGGCGATTGAAACGTCGGAATTGCTTTCGGATATGTTGAAAAAACGCGGCATTCCGCATAATGTGTTGAACGCGAAAAACCATGCGAAAGAAGCGGAAATTATCGCCCAAGCCGGTCAAAAAGGCGCGGTGACGATCGCGACGAACATGGCCGGGCGCGGTACCGACATTAAGCTCGGTGAAGGAGTGAAAGAGCTCGGCGGTTTGGCGGTTATTGGTACGGAGCGCCATGAAAGCCGGCGGATCGATAACCAGCTGCGCGGCCGTTCCGGACGCCAAGGCGATCCAGGGGTATCGCAGTTTTATCTGTCGCTCGAAGATGAACTCATGCGCCGCTTTGGTTCGGAAAGCTTAATGGCAATGATGGACCGCCTAGGTATGGACGATTCGCAGCCGATCCAAAGCAAAATGGTGACAAAAGCGGTGGAGTCGGCGCAAAAACGGGTCGAAGGCAACAACTTCGATGCGCGCAAACAGCTCCTTCAATACGATGACGTATTGCGCGAACAGCGTGAGATCATTTATCGCCAGCGCTATGAAGTGCTTGACTCCGACAACTTGCGCGGCATTATCGAAAAAATGATTCAATCGGTCATTGAGCGAGTGGTCAACGCGCATACGCCAAGAGAAGAGCTTCCGGAAGAATGGAATTTAAAAGGAATCATTGATTACGTCAATGCCAACCTGTTGCCGGAAGGCGATGTAACGATCAATGATTTGCGCGGCAAAGAGCCGGAAGAAATGATCGAGCTTATTTGGGAAAAAGTAAAAGCGCGCTATGATGAAAAAGAACAGCAAATTCCGCCGGAACAAATGCGCGAATTTGAACGCGTCATCGTTCTTCGTGCCGTCGATATGAAATGGATGGATCATATCGATGCGATGGAACAGCTGCGCCAAGGCATTCACTTGCGCGCATATGGACAAGTGGATCCGCTTCGCGAATACCAAATGGAAGGGTATGCGATGTTTGAAAACATGATCGCTTCCATTGAAGAAGAAGTGGCAAGATATATTATGAAAGCCGAAATTCATAGCAATCTCGAGCGCCAGGAAGTAGCGAAAGGCGAAGCGGTTCATCCGAAAGAAGGAGAAGGGGAGACGAAGCGGAAACCGTACCGCAAGGCGGTGCGCATCGGCCGCAACGACCCTTGCATTTGCGGCAGCGGCAAGAAGTATAAACATTGCTGCGGGAAAAACGCATAA
- a CDS encoding DoxX family protein, which translates to MASIGLLLIRFVFGLTFAGHGAQKLFGWFGGHGLQGTAGWMESIGLKPGKVMAFAAGAGELVGGILFALGLWTPLAALFMVVSMIVAIVKVHGPNGYWITQNGYEYNLAIIVVAIGVALIGPGQYALDTILFR; encoded by the coding sequence ATGGCTAGTATCGGATTATTATTAATCCGTTTCGTATTTGGATTGACGTTTGCCGGACACGGCGCACAAAAGTTGTTTGGCTGGTTCGGAGGACACGGGCTGCAAGGAACGGCAGGATGGATGGAGTCGATCGGATTAAAGCCAGGAAAGGTGATGGCCTTTGCGGCAGGGGCAGGCGAACTAGTCGGCGGTATTTTGTTTGCTCTTGGTTTATGGACTCCGCTTGCCGCTTTATTTATGGTCGTATCGATGATAGTGGCTATTGTGAAAGTGCATGGTCCAAACGGATATTGGATAACCCAAAATGGCTATGAGTATAATCTTGCCATTATTGTGGTGGCTATTGGCGTTGCGCTTATCGGTCCAGGACAATATGCGCTAGATACCATTCTTTTTCGGTAA
- the ftsE gene encoding cell division ATP-binding protein FtsE: MIEMQDVYKTYPNGVVALNGVNVRIKQGEFVYVVGPSGAGKSTFVKMMYREEKPTSGTIMVNGVNLAKLKDSKVPLLRRNIGVVFQDFKLLPKLTVYENVAFALEVIEESPKVIRKKVMEVLELVGLKHKVRSYPNELSGGEQQRVSIARSIVNSPKIVIADEPTGNLDPETSWGIMEIFEKINNRGTTIVMATHNREIVNTIRRRVIAIENGKIVRDEAKGEYGYEA; encoded by the coding sequence ATGATCGAAATGCAGGATGTATATAAGACATATCCGAATGGGGTTGTCGCGTTAAATGGCGTTAACGTTCGCATAAAACAGGGAGAATTTGTCTATGTCGTTGGGCCTAGCGGCGCGGGAAAATCGACGTTTGTGAAAATGATGTACCGTGAAGAAAAACCGACAAGCGGTACGATCATGGTGAACGGAGTAAATCTCGCAAAATTAAAAGACAGTAAAGTTCCATTGTTGCGCCGGAATATTGGCGTCGTATTTCAAGACTTCAAATTGCTTCCCAAGCTAACGGTATATGAAAATGTAGCGTTCGCTTTGGAAGTAATTGAGGAGTCACCGAAAGTCATTCGCAAAAAAGTGATGGAAGTACTGGAATTAGTCGGCTTAAAACATAAAGTCCGCTCCTATCCAAACGAGCTTTCCGGCGGGGAACAGCAGCGCGTTTCCATTGCGCGCTCGATCGTCAACTCTCCGAAAATTGTGATCGCCGATGAGCCGACAGGAAATTTAGACCCAGAAACATCATGGGGGATTATGGAAATATTTGAGAAAATTAATAACCGTGGCACGACGATCGTCATGGCGACGCACAACCGCGAAATTGTCAATACGATTCGCCGTCGTGTGATCGCCATCGAAAATGGAAAAATCGTCCGCGACGAGGCGAAGGGGGAATACGGCTATGAGGCTTAA